The genomic stretch TACTACCTATAGTGACCAGTACCATATCAGGTTGGCCGAAACTTATTTATTAAGAGCTGAAGCTTATCTAGGAAATGGTAATGCCCAGGCTGCTGCGGATGATATCAATGTAGTCAGGGAACGTGCCAAGGCACGTTTAGTAACAGCAGGTGAAGTGGATATTGATTTCATTTTGGACGAAAGGATGCGGGAATTGGGAACAGAAGAAAAGCGCAGGCTGACATTGAATCGGTTGGGGCTGCTTTATGAGCGGACAAACAAATATTGTGAAGGCTACCCGGGTGTAGCCAATTTTGGGGTGGATGTTCAACCTTATCACAATTTATTTCCTATCCCATTTAGTGAAATAGAAAGGAATACCGGAGCAGTCTTGGTTCAGAACCCCGGCTATGCTGTCGACTAACAATAAGAAATGTACTACAAATGGAAGAGGATTGCCTGAAAGGTGGATAAAGCATCTTGGTGATTTGCTCTTAGTTTGTGTCTTAAATGAATTTGAAAAATGAAAAAGCTTACGATTATTTCAGTTATACTTATTGTATGTTGGTCTTCCGGATGTTCAGGGGATAAGGTAAAAGAGAATCGACGCCCCAATATCCTTTTTGTCATCAGTGATGATCAATCATTTGCCCATACTAGTTTTGAAGGAAGTAAATTTGTCAATACTCCAGCATTTGACCGGGTAGCAAGAGAGGGCATTTATTTCAAAAACTGTATTGCAGGATCTCCCGGTTGCGCACCCTCAAGGAGCTCGATAATTACAGGAAGGCATCATTGGCAAAATGAGCAATCCGGTCAGCATGCGGCACCTTGGCTGAAGAAGTATGTGCCATTTGTTGACTTGCTGGGTTCCAATGGTTATGTGACTGGGCGGACAGGTAAAGGGGTCTCTCCATTTCAATATGCAAGGGATGCAAATGATTCTCTATGGAGGGAAACTGATGCTGCGGGAATAACCTATAGCAATATCAGTTATGAACCGGGAACAGCTGGTGATATCAGACCGTCAAGCAAAATCAGTAAACTTAATTATTTTGAGAATTTCAAGTTTTTTATGGAAAGTGTAAGAGGTGAAGAGCCTTTCTTTTTCTGGTTCGGTGCCACAGAACCCCATCGCGCATATGAGAAAGATTCATGGAAAAGAACAGATAAGAAGTTATCGGATGTGGAGGTTCCCGGCTTTTTTCCTGATGACGCTATTGTCAGGGGAGATTTGCTCGATTATGCAGTAGAGATAGAATGGTTTGACCACCACCTAGAACAAATGCTCGAATACCTCGATGAAATTGGTGAGCTTGAAAATACTATAATAATAGTGACTTCCGATAACGGGATGCCTTTCCCACGTGCAAAGTCCAATAGTTATGAATATGGTATCCATGTCCCATTTGCGGTAAGGTATCCGAAAAATTTCCCAGGAGGCCGTGTGGTAAATGATGTGATAGGTTTTTCAGACCTTGCGCCTACCATCCTAGAACTCACGGGAACAAGCTCTGAGGGAATGATGCCAATAACGGGAAAGAGTATAGTTGATATTCTGAAATCTGATAAACAGGGTACTGTTAATAA from Algoriphagus sp. NG3 encodes the following:
- a CDS encoding sulfatase — translated: MKKLTIISVILIVCWSSGCSGDKVKENRRPNILFVISDDQSFAHTSFEGSKFVNTPAFDRVAREGIYFKNCIAGSPGCAPSRSSIITGRHHWQNEQSGQHAAPWLKKYVPFVDLLGSNGYVTGRTGKGVSPFQYARDANDSLWRETDAAGITYSNISYEPGTAGDIRPSSKISKLNYFENFKFFMESVRGEEPFFFWFGATEPHRAYEKDSWKRTDKKLSDVEVPGFFPDDAIVRGDLLDYAVEIEWFDHHLEQMLEYLDEIGELENTIIIVTSDNGMPFPRAKSNSYEYGIHVPFAVRYPKNFPGGRVVNDVIGFSDLAPTILELTGTSSEGMMPITGKSIVDILKSDKQGTVNNSRKYAYSGRERHSSSRYQNWGYPQRSIRSEDFLLVWNMTPDRWPAGAPQRIKPNSDGELLPMHGIDEEGVHHSEWAYTDIDGSPTKSYIIENMQNEEVIPFFELAHHKRPEFELYDVKNDPDNLNNLIGVSRFEGIEQEMKEALIQELEKSGDPRVVGPDKEVFDSYLRYSPMRGFPKPSKIDRSL